One Halobaculum roseum DNA segment encodes these proteins:
- a CDS encoding HalX domain-containing protein yields the protein MTRSVLIVEDEPEVADLYRGYLSGTYDVTVANTGAEALDIVDDTTDAVLLDRRLPDTSGADVLASIRERGLDCRVAMVTAVEPDVDIVEMGFDLYLVKPATRDDIQSAVERLGTRAQYDDTLQQTASLVTKRAVLEAERTPAELRSSPEYENLLDRIESLQSEMEDLASAFSPEDYRMLFRDLGTSSTSESA from the coding sequence GTGACACGGAGCGTGCTCATCGTCGAAGACGAACCCGAGGTGGCCGATCTGTATCGCGGATACCTCTCGGGAACCTACGACGTCACGGTCGCGAACACGGGCGCTGAGGCACTCGACATCGTCGACGACACGACCGACGCGGTGCTCCTCGATCGACGGCTCCCGGACACCTCCGGCGCCGACGTGCTCGCGTCGATCCGCGAGCGCGGCCTCGACTGTCGGGTCGCGATGGTGACCGCCGTCGAGCCGGACGTGGACATCGTCGAGATGGGGTTCGACCTGTATCTCGTGAAACCCGCCACCAGGGACGACATTCAGTCGGCCGTCGAACGCCTGGGAACGCGCGCGCAGTACGACGACACCCTCCAGCAGACCGCCTCGCTGGTCACGAAACGGGCGGTGCTCGAGGCCGAGCGGACCCCGGCCGAACTCCGCTCCTCGCCGGAGTACGAGAACCTGCTCGACCGGATCGAGTCGCTACAGTCGGAGATGGAGGACCTCGCGTCCGCGTTCTCGCCGGAAGACTACCGAATGCTGTTTCGCGACCTCGGCACGTCGTCCACGTCCGAGTCGGCCTGA
- a CDS encoding RAD55 family ATPase, whose product MVATVPTGIDGLDSVLNGGLVENATVLVSGNPGTGKSLFGIQYLYNGVIDHDEHGIYISFEENAEDIRQAAESIGFDRWGDLVDDGSIKVYDKQHMLREGDFSSALDTLLEDFANASYDRLVLDSLTMFSLFFEDEKEKRTYLLKFSDILKQNGLTSLLINEQGAVFPETEIGLENFLTDGNIYFIQTPTDSGVNRYVWVAKMRKQDIDTDIFPMEIDDGGIKVYERAGGFSMMGRDGPDAGF is encoded by the coding sequence ATGGTAGCCACTGTTCCGACCGGAATCGACGGGCTCGACTCCGTCCTCAACGGCGGTCTCGTCGAGAACGCGACGGTGCTCGTGAGCGGAAACCCCGGGACGGGAAAGTCCCTCTTCGGGATCCAGTACCTCTACAACGGCGTCATCGACCACGACGAACACGGGATCTACATCTCCTTCGAGGAGAACGCCGAGGACATCCGGCAGGCGGCCGAGTCGATCGGCTTCGACCGCTGGGGCGACCTCGTCGACGACGGGTCGATCAAGGTGTACGACAAACAGCACATGCTGCGGGAGGGCGACTTCTCGTCGGCGCTCGACACGCTGCTCGAGGACTTCGCGAACGCCTCCTACGACCGGCTGGTGCTCGACTCGCTGACGATGTTCTCGCTGTTCTTCGAGGACGAGAAGGAGAAGCGCACGTACCTCCTGAAGTTCTCGGACATCCTCAAGCAGAACGGCCTCACCTCGCTGCTCATCAACGAGCAGGGGGCGGTGTTCCCCGAGACGGAGATCGGCCTGGAGAACTTCCTCACCGACGGGAACATCTACTTCATCCAGACGCCGACCGACTCCGGCGTCAACCGCTACGTCTGGGTGGCGAAGATGCGCAAGCAGGACATCGACACCGACATCTTCCCGATGGAGATCGACGACGGAGGGATCAAGGTGTACGAGCGCGCGGGCGGGTTCTCGATGATGGGTCGCGACGGCCCGGACGCCGGGTTCTGA
- a CDS encoding winged helix-turn-helix domain-containing protein yields the protein MSADDEEIIEVLGNKYNPEILDAAGEPKSAQELSDQLDVPIATCYRRINELEDTELLELHDRPLSDEHRRIKVYRRCVDGVNVTFRDGLTVELEERSEVKNKLDDVWRTMTDG from the coding sequence ATGTCTGCGGACGACGAGGAGATCATCGAGGTGCTGGGGAACAAGTACAACCCCGAGATCCTCGACGCGGCGGGCGAGCCGAAGTCGGCACAGGAGCTCTCGGATCAGCTCGACGTGCCGATCGCCACCTGTTACCGCCGCATCAACGAGTTGGAGGACACCGAACTGTTGGAGCTGCACGACCGACCGCTCTCGGACGAACACCGCCGGATCAAGGTGTACCGTCGGTGCGTCGACGGCGTGAACGTGACGTTCCGGGACGGGCTGACCGTCGAATTGGAGGAGCGATCCGAGGTGAAGAACAAGCTCGACGACGTGTGGCGGACGATGACCGACGGCTGA
- a CDS encoding archaellin/type IV pilin N-terminal domain-containing protein, producing MFEFITEEEERGQVGIGTLIVFIAMVLVAAIAAGVLINTAGFLQSKSQETGQQSSKQVSDRLQEVVTVGQVSGNEVTAVNVTVTQAPGAGEIDLENATINWIGPSGTETLTHQRASGTDWQFNTTAVKNTDDSTTVLNDPDDRFNIDFDLDATDGPGNLQEGQSVTIKINTMSGATTSIRFTVPESLGQKSAVEL from the coding sequence ATGTTCGAATTCATCACCGAGGAGGAAGAGCGCGGCCAGGTCGGTATCGGGACGCTCATCGTGTTCATCGCGATGGTGCTGGTGGCGGCGATCGCCGCCGGCGTCCTGATCAACACCGCCGGCTTCCTCCAGAGCAAGTCACAGGAAACGGGTCAACAGAGCAGTAAACAGGTCAGTGACCGCCTCCAGGAGGTCGTGACCGTCGGGCAGGTGTCCGGCAACGAGGTCACCGCGGTGAACGTGACGGTGACGCAGGCGCCCGGCGCCGGCGAGATCGACCTGGAGAACGCGACGATCAACTGGATCGGGCCGTCCGGCACGGAGACGTTGACCCACCAGCGGGCCTCCGGCACCGACTGGCAGTTCAACACCACGGCGGTGAAGAACACCGACGACTCGACAACGGTGCTCAACGACCCGGACGACCGGTTCAACATCGACTTCGACCTCGACGCCACTGACGGGCCCGGCAATCTGCAGGAGGGGCAGTCGGTGACGATCAAGATCAACACGATGTCCGGCGCGACCACGAGCATCCGCTTCACGGTGCCCGAGTCGCTCGGACAGAAGAGCGCGGTCGAGCTGTAA
- a CDS encoding archaellin/type IV pilin N-terminal domain-containing protein has translation MFEFITEEEERGQVGIGTLIVFIAMVLVAAIAAGVLINTAGFLQSKSQETGQQSSKQVSNRLQEVVTTGTVDQTNNTITAVNVTVTQAPGAGEIDLENATITWIGPDGTFILNHENASTQVDDSFTTSVVKNAEGSPTVLNDPDDRFDINFDLSEGSDDPSLLSEGDEVTIKINTMAGATTTIRFTVPESLGQKEGVEL, from the coding sequence ATGTTCGAGTTCATCACCGAGGAGGAAGAGCGCGGGCAGGTCGGGATCGGGACGCTCATCGTGTTCATCGCGATGGTGCTGGTGGCGGCGATCGCCGCCGGCGTCCTGATCAACACCGCCGGCTTCCTCCAGAGCAAGTCACAGGAAACCGGACAGCAGTCCAGCAAGCAGGTCAGCAATCGCCTCCAGGAGGTCGTCACGACCGGCACGGTCGACCAGACGAACAACACGATCACCGCGGTGAACGTGACGGTGACGCAGGCGCCCGGCGCCGGCGAGATCGACCTGGAGAACGCGACGATCACCTGGATCGGTCCGGACGGCACGTTCATCCTCAACCACGAGAACGCGAGCACGCAGGTCGACGACTCGTTCACCACGTCGGTCGTGAAGAACGCGGAGGGCTCGCCCACCGTGCTCAACGATCCGGACGACCGGTTCGACATCAACTTCGACCTGTCCGAGGGGAGCGACGACCCGAGCCTCCTCTCGGAGGGTGACGAGGTGACGATCAAGATCAACACGATGGCCGGCGCGACGACGACGATCCGCTTCACCGTGCCCGAATCGCTCGGGCAGAAGGAAGGCGTCGAGCTGTAA
- a CDS encoding DUF7500 family protein — MSDDAPRGNPGVDPDDLDISKSEYVRELGDDRYVVSPGRRQPQQPPEEGRTEESSNDAGGDADAGTDAAEDPDVASTAESVRRGLSRTDGPGAVDAPADAAQSSPSSPSGSPPANSSQGVGDATRRSDDPARGDDGLPGDPTTDDRPTANDRPSADDRAESGGGSGGESGAESGPRDRPASHVRRGAPRGEAPASSADLDAGAVGEWLAASLADTEFAYGFDATLSLDGRTARHRMASDDVGETFETLVTWFADAAGGDTPTEDALGILLAGMDTGPRLSPNAVRSALAGLGVSRGDSVEDVLAAIEEAGGLRLE, encoded by the coding sequence ATGAGCGACGACGCGCCGCGCGGAAACCCCGGCGTCGACCCGGACGACCTCGACATCTCGAAAAGCGAGTACGTCCGCGAGCTGGGCGACGACCGGTACGTCGTCTCGCCCGGGCGTCGTCAGCCGCAGCAGCCGCCGGAGGAGGGTCGAACCGAGGAGTCGTCGAACGACGCGGGCGGCGACGCCGATGCCGGTACGGACGCGGCGGAGGACCCCGATGTCGCGTCGACGGCCGAATCGGTCCGCCGAGGGCTCTCGCGGACGGACGGCCCCGGCGCCGTCGACGCGCCGGCGGACGCGGCGCAGTCGTCCCCGTCGTCTCCGTCCGGGTCGCCGCCCGCGAACTCTTCCCAGGGTGTCGGGGACGCGACGCGGCGATCCGACGACCCGGCCCGCGGCGACGACGGGCTTCCGGGCGATCCGACGACGGACGACCGGCCGACGGCGAATGACCGACCGTCGGCCGACGACCGCGCCGAATCCGGTGGTGGGTCGGGTGGCGAGTCGGGTGCCGAATCCGGCCCCCGGGATCGCCCGGCATCACACGTCCGTCGGGGCGCCCCGCGGGGGGAAGCGCCCGCTTCGTCGGCCGACCTCGACGCCGGGGCGGTCGGGGAGTGGCTCGCCGCCTCGCTCGCTGACACCGAGTTCGCGTACGGCTTCGACGCGACGCTCTCGCTCGACGGCCGCACGGCGCGCCACCGGATGGCCTCCGACGACGTGGGCGAGACCTTCGAGACGCTCGTGACCTGGTTCGCGGACGCCGCCGGCGGCGACACGCCGACGGAGGACGCGCTCGGGATCCTCCTGGCCGGGATGGACACCGGCCCGCGACTCTCGCCCAACGCCGTCCGCTCGGCGCTGGCCGGACTGGGCGTCTCCCGCGGCGACTCCGTCGAGGACGTGCTCGCGGCGATCGAGGAGGCGGGCGGCCTCCGACTGGAGTGA
- the cheY gene encoding chemotaxis protein CheY, which translates to MPTSVLIADDSEFMRNLLREILEGEFEIVGEAENGVEAVDLYGEHAPDIVMMDIVMPIRNGIEATTEITEEHPDASVIMCTSVGQEEKMKAAIKAGAEGYITKPFQKPNVLEAINDVVPA; encoded by the coding sequence ATGCCGACCAGCGTTCTGATCGCGGACGACTCGGAGTTCATGCGGAACCTCCTGCGGGAGATCCTCGAGGGGGAGTTCGAGATCGTCGGCGAGGCCGAGAACGGCGTGGAGGCGGTCGACCTCTACGGCGAGCACGCGCCCGACATCGTGATGATGGACATCGTCATGCCGATCCGCAACGGGATCGAGGCGACCACCGAGATCACCGAGGAGCACCCCGACGCGAGCGTCATCATGTGCACCAGCGTCGGACAGGAGGAGAAGATGAAGGCCGCCATCAAGGCGGGCGCCGAGGGGTACATCACGAAACCGTTCCAGAAGCCGAACGTGCTCGAAGCCATCAACGACGTCGTCCCCGCGTAG
- a CDS encoding chemotaxis protein CheC codes for MYVDIQSLGEFSDLASQGADRAADALGQLAGANVYVDVTDVTLMAAGDLRESFAGREFVGVEIGLQGGISGQTVMAFELEAAESLVERLMPGGGDGEFVRSGVTEAGNIMTSGFIDGWADHLGVGIDMTPPAYVRASGTDILPDGAFDDDRQGVFMFESQVSSMDEDLEFAIYMLPEYAGFTDMLGHDGPVGEAGDAVPVNKLPTFNEMTRQGASSAADNITMLTGTETDVDVSRLRFVPVQDVPSELGKEPVAGTVFELHGDPSGYLAILFDEASAEEVAGGMIPTETDPGIGDMERGALRELGNIMTSGFIDGWANVLGTSIEHTPPQFVHDMGSAVMSPLVSRLGKTQDHAFIIDSTVRTPDGNVRCDIYALPDQRELAAALDRIEPAATDGGLPR; via the coding sequence ATGTACGTCGACATCCAGTCGCTGGGGGAGTTCTCCGATCTCGCGAGCCAGGGCGCCGACCGGGCCGCCGACGCGCTCGGGCAGCTCGCCGGCGCGAACGTGTACGTCGACGTGACCGACGTGACGCTGATGGCCGCCGGCGACCTGCGGGAGTCGTTCGCCGGCCGGGAGTTCGTGGGCGTCGAGATCGGGCTGCAGGGGGGAATCAGCGGGCAGACCGTGATGGCGTTCGAGCTGGAGGCCGCAGAGAGCCTCGTCGAGCGGCTGATGCCCGGCGGCGGCGACGGCGAGTTCGTCAGGAGCGGCGTCACCGAGGCGGGCAACATCATGACCTCGGGGTTCATCGACGGCTGGGCCGACCACCTCGGCGTCGGCATCGACATGACGCCGCCCGCGTACGTCCGCGCGTCGGGGACCGACATCCTCCCGGACGGCGCGTTCGACGACGACAGACAGGGCGTGTTCATGTTCGAGTCGCAGGTCTCCTCGATGGACGAGGACCTCGAGTTCGCGATCTACATGCTGCCCGAGTACGCCGGCTTCACCGACATGCTCGGCCACGACGGCCCCGTCGGCGAGGCGGGCGACGCGGTTCCGGTGAACAAGCTGCCGACGTTCAACGAGATGACCCGGCAGGGCGCGTCGTCGGCCGCCGACAACATCACGATGCTGACGGGCACCGAGACGGACGTGGACGTGTCGCGTCTCCGGTTCGTCCCCGTGCAGGACGTGCCCTCCGAGTTGGGGAAAGAACCCGTCGCCGGGACGGTGTTCGAGCTCCACGGCGACCCGAGCGGCTACCTCGCCATCCTCTTCGACGAGGCCTCCGCCGAGGAGGTCGCCGGCGGGATGATCCCCACCGAGACCGATCCCGGGATCGGCGACATGGAGCGGGGCGCGCTGCGGGAGCTCGGCAACATCATGACCTCCGGGTTCATCGACGGCTGGGCGAACGTGCTCGGGACGAGCATCGAGCACACCCCGCCGCAGTTCGTCCACGACATGGGCTCGGCGGTGATGAGCCCGCTCGTGAGCCGGCTCGGGAAGACGCAGGACCACGCGTTCATCATCGACTCGACGGTCCGCACCCCCGACGGCAACGTTCGATGCGACATCTACGCCCTCCCCGACCAGCGCGAGCTGGCGGCGGCGCTGGACCGCATCGAACCGGCCGCGACCGACGGCGGCCTTCCCCGGTGA
- a CDS encoding chemotaxis protein CheD, with product MSPTGSPNAGAPSASRPPERSAPRRKVGLSDATVATDGAVLVTSGLGSCLGVALHDPGAGVGGLLHAMLPAANGRPGAPEKFVVDGIDATIAAMADAGADPDELRVKIAGAAEMIEFDAGGEGGSVGDRNVAAAEAALRERAIPVDGADTGGDRGRSLRFDTATGALHVSYAGGETIVL from the coding sequence GTGAGCCCGACCGGCTCGCCGAACGCGGGGGCGCCGTCCGCGTCGCGACCACCCGAGCGGTCCGCTCCGCGGCGAAAGGTCGGGCTCTCGGACGCGACGGTGGCGACCGACGGCGCGGTGTTGGTCACCAGCGGGCTCGGCTCCTGCCTCGGCGTCGCGCTCCACGATCCGGGCGCGGGCGTCGGCGGACTCCTCCACGCGATGCTTCCCGCCGCGAACGGCCGCCCGGGCGCCCCCGAGAAGTTCGTCGTCGACGGCATCGACGCGACGATCGCCGCGATGGCCGACGCCGGCGCCGACCCCGACGAACTCCGCGTGAAGATCGCCGGCGCCGCCGAGATGATCGAGTTCGACGCCGGCGGCGAGGGCGGCTCCGTCGGCGACCGCAACGTCGCCGCCGCGGAGGCGGCGCTGCGCGAGCGCGCAATCCCCGTCGACGGGGCCGACACCGGCGGCGACCGCGGTCGGTCGCTCCGGTTCGACACCGCCACGGGTGCGCTCCACGTCTCCTACGCCGGCGGGGAGACGATCGTGCTGTAG
- a CDS encoding FlaD/FlaE family flagellar protein produces the protein MGLLTALPGAGVGGFPGADATLLVSFGLLGASLLDRFRDGDDGPGDVDDGGDDLLGGDDGAFGGDGGGDDDDLGDLGGMDDWDDDDPFGGEDGGGDDGVAELEKRVDDLENEVASLSSTVNTVRSENEEISGKVEDMGEDVRSLLDIYEMVTRGINPFVDDVQGGGDLGGEGDFGLFDDAGGDGGDDDEEDLDEDLASADAEGFFDEDLAGDGMDDLDEMDEGDDLDGTDDGDDLGDMEGMDEADGFDDDLDGFGDDDADDTDSDTMATDNGGGKSFSELKDEYESGDADWDEGEAPDDGEGDALDALDAEPESNGHDEAGDLGMGGEEEPEPDPDPAPESTAGPTDPSRRGEGVDENGGFEFVEEDDLSDEPDKPYLTSLPGDYVGDLMVMEWLEFLVEESTTTDAVRAVNYYERVEWIDEEVADQLKGFLSGFGDIDRNLMDRPGTDHLDLDHHTRSLKYIMQLTDATAESVVIDRWPQLSGGMHGPQR, from the coding sequence ATGGGTCTCCTCACCGCACTACCGGGAGCAGGGGTCGGCGGGTTCCCGGGGGCCGACGCGACGCTCCTCGTCTCGTTCGGACTCCTGGGCGCCAGCCTGCTCGATCGCTTCCGCGACGGCGACGACGGGCCCGGGGACGTCGACGACGGCGGCGACGATCTGCTCGGCGGCGACGACGGCGCCTTCGGCGGCGACGGCGGCGGCGACGACGACGACCTCGGCGACCTCGGCGGCATGGACGACTGGGACGACGACGACCCCTTCGGGGGCGAGGACGGCGGCGGCGACGACGGCGTCGCCGAACTGGAGAAACGCGTCGACGACCTCGAAAACGAGGTCGCGAGCCTCTCCTCGACCGTCAACACGGTTCGCTCGGAGAACGAGGAGATCTCCGGGAAGGTCGAGGACATGGGGGAGGACGTCCGCAGCCTGCTCGACATCTACGAGATGGTGACGCGCGGGATCAACCCCTTCGTCGACGACGTGCAGGGTGGGGGGGACCTCGGCGGCGAGGGGGACTTCGGCCTGTTCGACGACGCGGGCGGCGACGGCGGCGACGACGACGAGGAGGACCTCGACGAGGACCTCGCCAGCGCCGACGCGGAGGGGTTCTTCGACGAGGACCTCGCCGGCGACGGGATGGACGACCTCGACGAGATGGACGAGGGCGACGATCTCGACGGGACGGACGACGGGGACGACCTCGGCGACATGGAGGGGATGGACGAGGCGGACGGCTTCGACGACGACCTCGACGGCTTCGGGGACGACGACGCGGATGACACCGATTCAGACACCATGGCGACCGACAACGGCGGCGGAAAGAGTTTCAGTGAACTGAAAGACGAGTACGAGTCGGGCGACGCCGACTGGGACGAGGGCGAGGCCCCGGACGACGGGGAGGGCGACGCGCTCGACGCGCTCGACGCCGAGCCGGAGTCCAACGGCCACGACGAGGCCGGCGACCTCGGAATGGGCGGCGAGGAGGAGCCGGAACCCGATCCGGATCCGGCCCCCGAGTCGACGGCCGGCCCGACGGACCCGAGCCGACGCGGCGAGGGCGTCGACGAGAACGGCGGCTTCGAGTTCGTCGAGGAGGACGATCTCTCCGACGAGCCGGACAAGCCGTACCTCACGAGCCTGCCGGGCGACTACGTGGGCGACCTGATGGTGATGGAGTGGCTGGAGTTCCTCGTCGAGGAGTCGACCACGACCGACGCGGTGCGCGCGGTCAACTACTACGAGCGCGTCGAGTGGATCGACGAGGAGGTCGCCGACCAGCTCAAGGGGTTCCTCTCGGGTTTCGGCGACATCGACCGCAACCTCATGGACCGTCCCGGGACCGACCACCTCGATCTGGACCACCACACGCGCTCGCTCAAGTACATCATGCAGTTAACCGACGCCACGGCCGAGTCCGTCGTCATCGACCGGTGGCCGCAGCTTTCTGGGGGCATGCATGGGCCTCAGCGTTAG
- a CDS encoding flagellin: protein MGLSVSASAGVVFLGVFLAIGIVYPAAANGFEQVSDARHDAADRALERANTGVDVTNATYYSGNDTVVVLADNDGTTTVGVNDATLLVDNAVPPEANVTRSVEGDAATALWLPGETARFEIEVGATAPNRTQVVVEHGVRDAIGVN from the coding sequence ATGGGCCTCAGCGTTAGTGCCTCCGCGGGTGTCGTCTTCCTCGGCGTGTTCCTCGCGATCGGCATCGTCTACCCCGCCGCGGCCAACGGCTTCGAGCAGGTGAGCGACGCGCGCCACGACGCCGCCGACCGCGCGCTCGAACGCGCGAACACCGGCGTCGACGTCACGAACGCGACGTACTACTCGGGCAACGACACCGTGGTCGTGCTCGCCGACAACGACGGGACGACGACGGTCGGCGTGAACGACGCGACGCTGCTCGTCGACAACGCGGTCCCGCCGGAGGCGAACGTCACCCGGTCGGTCGAGGGCGACGCCGCGACGGCCCTGTGGCTCCCCGGGGAGACGGCCCGGTTCGAGATCGAGGTCGGCGCGACCGCGCCGAACCGCACGCAGGTCGTCGTCGAGCACGGCGTCCGCGACGCGATCGGGGTGAACTGA
- a CDS encoding flagellar protein G, translating to MAGGSAAELILFIAAIVIAASVAGTLTSEVDRVSDAISAKSLDVAGEIRADAEIVSDAGAQVYNRSGDENVTVHVRNTGASDLPAEPGTFDVLLDGEYQTGVNVSVVGGGTTWHRGDVVRLEFSASDLPDGDHRLKLVVSGDEEVFRFRS from the coding sequence ATGGCGGGTGGGAGCGCCGCCGAGCTCATCCTGTTCATCGCGGCCATCGTCATCGCGGCGTCGGTCGCCGGCACCCTGACGAGCGAGGTCGACCGCGTCAGCGACGCCATCTCGGCGAAGTCGCTCGACGTGGCCGGCGAGATCCGCGCCGACGCGGAGATCGTCTCCGACGCCGGCGCCCAGGTGTACAACCGTTCCGGCGACGAGAACGTCACCGTCCACGTCCGTAACACGGGTGCATCGGATCTCCCGGCGGAGCCGGGGACGTTCGACGTCCTCCTCGACGGCGAGTACCAGACGGGGGTGAACGTCTCCGTCGTCGGAGGGGGGACCACCTGGCACCGCGGCGACGTGGTCCGCCTCGAGTTCTCGGCGTCGGACCTGCCCGACGGCGACCACCGGCTGAAGCTGGTCGTCAGCGGCGACGAGGAAGTGTTCCGCTTCAGATCCTGA